A single window of Cottoperca gobio chromosome 9, fCotGob3.1, whole genome shotgun sequence DNA harbors:
- the tchp gene encoding trichoplein keratin filament-binding protein, with protein sequence MALPTLSAHVPSRSRVLAGQLARQREQEARQRQQWELHAQYFREQSVRSQRQEVWSSRQSYQQSMSAYHKHRLNEEKKESLEQRRNQLRAMLQEERDRLEAELREVVPDRSTLAGQLVQKAEDLRTAREERRKKLAQELLKEHWKKNNTELREVESALHKDHVVGQWQEQISERKREEVAEQVEKKRFENEYERTRKEALERIKQAEQKRNVEERNRAEELRKQMEELKLREEEATRLKTEQEALLVKQWELEKTEDERKKVEERRKKCEMGHFLIRQYRAQLKRRAQQVQEELEADRKILEALVEGQQEDRTMETARRERAIADAAWMKHVIEEQLQLEREREAEFDILHREEAQRVWEKREEQWEKERKARERLMQEVLAERQQQLELKMQKNREAQEESLRRREQLIHDLELERETRHLEKEQEEERRTARMQEINVQVEQQHQEQWVEQCRIEEEEEEDREAQQIQEEELRLEMQRMTNKGYQEKVHSRPRSAWT encoded by the exons ATGGCTCTGCCGACCCTCTCGGCCCATGTGCCCAGTCGGTCTCGGGTGCTGGCCGGACAGCTGGCCCGGCAGCGGGAGCAGGAGGCCCGGCAGCGGCAGCAGTGGGAGCTGCATGCTCAATACTTCAGAGAGCAGAGTGTCCGCAGCCAGAGACAGGAGGTGTGGAGCTCCCGCCAGTCCTACCAGCAGAG TATGTCAGCATACCATAAACACAGACTGAAtgaggaaaagaaggaaagcCTGGAGCAGCGCAGGAATCAGCTCAGAGCCATGCTTCAAGAAGAGAGAGACCGGCTGGAGGCGGAGCTCAGAGAAGTAGTTCCTGACAGGAGCACATTGGCAGGTCAGCTGGTGCAAAAGGCTGAAGACCTTCGTACAGcaagggaggaaagaagaaaaaaa CTTGCACAAGAACTGCTGAAGGAACactggaagaaaaacaacacagaatTGCGAGAG GTCGAGTCGGCATTACATAAAGATCATGTTGTCGGCCAATGGCAGGAGCAGATATCCGAGCGGAAACGG GAAGAAGTGGCAGAGCAAGTGGAGAAGAAACGCTTTGAAAATGAGTACGAGAGGACGCGTAAAGAGGCTCTGGAGAGGATAAAGCAAGCGGAGCAGAAAAGGAACGTAGAGGAGCGGAATAGGGCGGAGGAACTTCGCAAACAGATGGAAGAACTGAAGCTGAGGGAAGAGGAG gCAACTCGCCTGAAGACGGAGCAAGAGGCTCTGCTGGTCAAACAATGGGAGctggagaagacagaggacgAAAGGAAAAAGGTGGAGGAAAGGCGAAAGAAGTGTGAGATGGG GCATTTCTTGATCCGTCAGTATCGCGCTCAGCTGAAGAGGAGAGCCCAGCAAGTGCAGGAGGAACTG GAGGCCGACCGTAAGATCCTGGAAGCCTTGGTGgaaggacagcaggaggacaggacGATGGAGACTGCACGAAGGGAAAGGGCCATCGCTGATGCTGCCTGGATGAAACACGTGATTGAAGAGCAGCTGCAGTTGGAGCGGGAGAGGGAGGCTGAGTTTGACATCCTACACAG AGAAGAAGCTCAACGTGTGTGGGAGAAACGAGAAGAACagtgggagaaggagaggaaagccAGAGAACGGCTCATGCAAGAG GTACTtgcagagagacagcagcagctggagcttAAGATGCAAAAGAACAGAGAGGCTCAGGAGGAGTCCCTGAGGAGACGAGAACAGCTGATCCACGAtctggagctggagagggagACCAGACACCTGGAGAAGGAGCAAGAAGAGGAGCGTAGGACTGCACGGATGCAAGAGATAAATGTTCAG GTGGAGCAGCAGCACCAAGAGCAGTGGGTGGAGCAGTGCaggatagaggaggaggaggaggaggacagggaggctCAACAAatccaggaggaggagctgaggctGGAGATGCAGAGGATGACCAACAAAGGGTACCAGGAGAAG GTTCACAGCAGACCTCGATCAGCATGGACATGA